Proteins encoded by one window of Vigna radiata var. radiata cultivar VC1973A chromosome 5, Vradiata_ver6, whole genome shotgun sequence:
- the LOC106760856 gene encoding 3beta-hydroxysteroid-dehydrogenase/decarboxylase yields the protein MAAEDKWCVVTGGRGFAARHLVEMLIRHNEYSVRIADLEDSIVLEPAEQLGLLGQALHSGRAQYVSLDLRNKAQVLKALEGVEVVFHMAAPNSSINNYQLHYSVNVQGTKNVIDACVEQKVKRLIYTSSPSVVFDGVHGIHNGDETMPYTPSPNDHYSATKAEGETLVIKANGTNGLLTCCIRPSSIFGPGDRLLVPTLVDTARKGKSKFLIGDGNNIYDFTYVGNVAHAHICAERALASEGPVSEKAAGEAYFITNMEPMKFWEFVSVVLDSLGYERPRIKIPSVVILPIAHLVEWIYRLLGPYGMPVPQLTPSRIRLVTCSRTFDCSKAKDRLGYAPIVKMQEGLKRTIESYAHLKAENQPKTKREGPSKASKYLGSGRVADTLLWKDKKQTLITLFVFIAIYFNFIASENTIISALTKLLLFASIFLFIHGILPAKMLGYTVEKMPKSWFHLSEDRSHKFALSVASSWNIAVNVLKSLAEGNDWVLLLKVVLSLFILSFLGAFSLQNLYTIGVTFAFIAFYVYEQKEEDIDGIFIKTHSFSCKLKSDLTKKFLSSKKID from the exons ATGGCAGCGGAAGACAAGTGGTGCGTGGTGACCGGAGGCAGGGGTTTCGCCGCCCGGCATTTGGTGGAAATGTTAATCCGGCACAACGAATACTCCGTCCGCATCGCCGATTTGGAAGACAGCATTGTTCTCGAGCCCGCTGAACAGTTGGGGCTTCTCGGCCAGGCCTTGCACTCTGGCCGGGCCCAATACGTCTCTCTCGATCTTCGCAACAAGGCTCAAGTGCTAAAAG CATTAGAAGGAGTTGAAGTTGTGTTCCACATGGCTGCTCCAAACTCTTCCATTAACAACTACCAGCTTCATTATTCCGTCAATGTGCAAG GGACAAAGAATGTCATCGATGCTTGCGTGGAGCAGAAGGTCAAGCGACTCATTTACACCAGCTCTCCCAGCGTTGTTTTCGATGGCGTTCATGGGATTCATAATGGTGACGAAACAATGCCTTATACACCTTCG CCTAATGATCATTACTCAGCTACGAAAGCCGAGGGTGAAACATTGGTTATTAAAGCTAATGGGACTAATGGGCTCTTAACGTGCTGCATACGCCCTAGCAGCATTTTTGGGCCCGGTGACAGACTGTTGGTGCCTACGCTAGTTGATACTGCCAGAAAAGGGAAATCTAAG TTCCTTATTGGCGATGGGAATAACATTTATGATTTCACGTATGTTGGAAATGTGGCTCATGCCCATATATGTGCAGAACGGGCTCTGGCTTCAGAAGGGCCAGTTTCAGAAAAAGCTGCTGGAGAG GCATATTTCATAACAAATATGGAGCCTATGAAATTTTGGGAATTCGTGTCAGTGGTATTGGATAGTCTTGGATATGAAAG GCCAAGAATAAAGATCCCTAGCGTTGTTATCTTGCCCATTGCGCATTTGGTAGAGTGGATATATAGGCTGCTTGGCCCATATGGGATGCCAGTGCCTCAGTTAACTCCTTCAAGGATAAGACTCGTGACCTGCAGCAGAACTTTTGATTGCTCAAAAGCAAAGGATCGCCTTGGCTATGCCCCCATCGTAAAAATGCAG GAGGGCCTAAAGAGGACAATTGAATCATATGCACACTTGAAGGCAGAAAATCAACCTAAAACTAAAAGAGAAGGTCCCTCAAAAGCTTCCAAATATCTTGGAAGTGGAAGAG TTGCTGACACGTTGCTTTGGAAGGATAAAAAGCAAACTCTCATCACATTGTTTGTCTTCATTGCAATATACTTCAATTTCATTGCATCAGAAAATACCATCATTAGTGCTCTGACAAAGCTTCTATTGTTTGCATCGATCTTTTTATTCATCCATGGCATTCTACCTGCAAAAAT GTTGGGATATACTGTTGAGAAAATGCCCAAGTCATGGTTTCACTTGTCAGAAGATAGGTCACATAAATTTGCTCTCTCAGTGGCCTCATCATGGAATATTGCTGTTAATGTTTTGAAGTCCCTTGCAGAAGGGAATGATTGGGTACTGTTATTAAAG GTTGTTCTCTCTCTGTTCATTCTTAGCTTCCTTGGAGCCTTTTCACTTCAGAACTTGTATACTATAG GAGTTACGTTTGCATTTATAGCTTTCTACGTATACGAACAGAAGGAGGAAGACATTGATGgcatatttataaaaacacattcttttagTTGCAAATTGAAATCTGATCTCACCAAAAAGTTTCTTTCTTCAAAGAAGATTGATTGA